The sequence below is a genomic window from Salvelinus namaycush isolate Seneca chromosome 2, SaNama_1.0, whole genome shotgun sequence.
CGTTGATATTCTCGTAGGTGAGCTGGCAGCCCTCCTGGTGTTCGTGGCCAGGGTGCCGGTGCATCACGTGGTGGTAGTGAGGGTGGTGATAGGAGTGGGAGTTGTACACGTGCAGAGGAGGCTCGTCCCCCTCTGTCTCTGAACCTGTGGCACCCTCTACAGGCCGCATGGCGTGTGGATTGTGGCCcccgtgcctctccctctctctctccagcaggtGGCGCTGTGCAGGGGTGGGTCCCAGCATGAATTTGACCTCCTGAGAGGAAGGCTGAAGGAATACCTGGGGTTCCTTGCGTTGTTCCTCGAGGGGACAACAGTGCATGCTGGTCTGCCCACCTCCTTGGCCCACGACAGGCATGGCTCCCCGGGTTGACTCGGGGAAGGAAGTGGGCCGCACCTCGGGTAGTGAGTGTACACAGTGTCGACTGGAGAGTTCCCCATCCACAGTAACAGTATTCACATAGGTGTGAGCCtgcagaaggagagggagaaggagacagagagagagagagagagtgagagagagagagagagagagagagagagagagagagagagagagagagagagagagagagagagagagagagagagagagaaaagagagattagCAAGGACTCAGAGATCACCCTTCCCTAGGATATTACCGACATGTTTGCGAGGTGAAGAGTGGTTACAGTGCGGCTTGGTTCGGCACCATAATCAGAAAATCATACTATAGATGTTTAGGGGTCAGTCTTACCTGGTCCTCCAGGCCCATGTGGCTGTGGCCGTGGGGGTCGTCAGTTAGAGAGGGCTGGGAGGATTCAGCTCTCATGGGATACCCCGGGTACCCGTTGGGAAAACCCTGTACAGGGAATGCTGGAGCTGGAGACAGAGAACAATACACACAGTGGTGAATGGGAGTCTGGGTGAATGAGGTTAGATGTTTTTATgtctaatggtgtgtgtgtgtttcagggtcGCTGTTAATCGGTAATAGCTGGCTTTTGGCGGGGGGAAAAAAGATGTAAAGCCGCTAAATAAAATTGCCGCCGGCCAATTGTTCGGGAGAAGAAGAAAAATCTCATTGCAAAATAACACTTTTaagcctattcattgatggaaataccaggcTATGTAAATTcatttgactggtcatgcttatcggtctatatgttaatttgcataattttgtggaattaaattggtgCATATGTATTTTCGTTAGTTCTTAAGTATCTTATTTATCAAATGCGCACAGCATGCAGATATAGAGCCTAGTTTCTGTGGAAAACCTGTCAGACAGCAGGAGAGCTGTTGCTACAGCTCCTCAAACAGATTGTTCGTTGCTGCTGTAGTGAAACGTGCTTTAATAAGCCCAATCATTGCGCAACAATTCTAAATACAATCGCATGTTAAAAACAGTTTTAATGGCCACGATTAAAAagagctactatttttatttctcaactggtagCCTAATTGAAGTGCGCTTCCCATTTGCCAATTAAGTGCATCTATAGGCAATGTTACGGAGGCTTCAGTGCGTCACACACCCCTTTGCAACAAGCTGGAGGCAGTAAGCATTTTGAAACCATACACTTatttgtttgaaacctgaatgtttttacgtcatattatgaggcatgtcttaccttgcttcaaagtagcctagccaaaatctGACCATTttgtggaggcaattattttataaagacttccacaTTACAACCAGTAACATATTTCTctcatgttctattggttttcaaatcaactttcattaattgtccagtagccaaaggcacaatcctagtcatattagcaacccatgttaGTTGTTaaatctttagatctcccctccATCTAAATTTAAATGTACAGTTTCGCATTCTAAGTTTCACATGAAATCGCTGGCATGTGCGGCACAGTGTTCTCCTGCAAATTTCTTTCTTTGGCATTATGGGACAAACATTCgcgtgtagcctactgccttgtgcgcattgctgagcttataatgtgaagaaattatAGTTtagcaacattttaagctaaatgttctagtctgttgcatcagcctcaatGCTTTTTAAAGTATATTTTTATGTAGCCTGGTTGTATAAATTTGGGATCTAttgtcccacaactgtcccagagtctgtttggaacaGGCTATTTCTTTCTTGCAAAGAATGACAAGCTGACTAATAGAAGAGGTCAACTTTTCTACTaagggggatagtagattgacataggctagtgattctgctgttcgttactcgtcttgttgtctgaggaaaaGTAAAcgtggacagttattctaacatcttcaaagtgcgcATCGGAATTAGGTAGGAAGGACACACGTCGTTGCATCCTcgagttgcatgttctgttaagatgaactaccataatctaaatgtgatttctgtcattctgagcacctaATCAGGTTATGCagccaatgcatatgggtcctgTGAATTTCGCAAATGTCTGGTCAATTAAAATGCTGCCGGCCAATTGTCTGGGGCCACATTTTCCTAAaggaaaccctggtgtgtgtctatgtttgtggTGTATTGCATAGAATGATTTGTCATGTAACCTTTGTTTTACCCACAAGTCATTGTATTTTCTACCCTtccacctccctccctgcctctaaaCAGGTTGGAGCATGGAAACTGGGTTTGACGAAAGGATTTACTGTAAGACATTTCGACACCAGATCCCTGATCTCCGGAATTATTACGCAGTTTTTCCCGCCAAACTATTTTCAAAACATCAAACACATATTCTCTGCTTTTGCGTCACATCTGTCCTGCATTGCAGTGAAATTGCTACACAAACACCTTCACCGCATTCAACAAAAGCAAAGAAGCAATCATGTACTGTATAGATGACGCGCACATGTGTGTActggatgtttgtgtgtgtgtgtttatatttgtgtttgtgcttACTGTTGGGTGTCTGTGGGGTGCGAGGCATGTCGATCTCTCGTGCGTGTCCGCTGCCGGTCATGATCATAGGCTCCTCCACCACATTGATACTGTTGCACTGCATCAGCTCCTGGAGGAGGTTGAAGATCTCCTCCGCACGAGAACATTTAAACGCAAAGATTCCTGCACGAccacagagaaaacacacacatacatgtttaAGTTAtcttaaattaaattaaaactgCTCCTGACCGAAAAGAAAACCCAGAAGCAAATGTAGAAGTTATCGGAAACAATTCACTCATTGACAACAACCAAACTTTAGGCTTCTAATATAACAGCAGCTATCTAAACAGTTAAGTACAATTCTCCCATTACAATTGTGGTTCATTTCCATACAAAAGTAGAACAAGTAGAGCACTGCATATACACACGTACGTACACACATTTCATAGGGCAACATTTTGTCTATGTAGTGTTAGCTATGCCAGGTGGTTCAGACTCACCCTGTCCAGTCTGGCAGCGCCGGCCACTCTCGAATGAGAAGAGGTTGGAGTCGTAGCCGTAGCGCCGCAGACACAGGTAGGGCCACCGGATGGCGTCCCTCTTGCGCGTGTGCAGGATGAGCTCGGTCTCGGTGAGCTCCATggtcccagagcccaactcattCCCCTCGTCATCCACATTGGTTACCTGGAAAATACCAAAAAGTACAATCAAGTTATCCCAAGTTATCCCAATCAAGTTTGTGTTCCCACTTTACAActtataaaggctttatatagCATACATATAGTCTTTGTAAGCACGACAGATGCAGAGCATAAATATGTGGCTAATTTGTATTTGGAGGTACATTGTCTATAATGCAGACATGAACTGTATACAAAGGTTAACAGAGCACAGTACAGATATTAGGCATCATTAGATAGCTGGATAGCTGACTATCCATTGCTCTATGTGAGCCATAATAGCCTGGGGTACAGGATACAAAAACAGGAAAGAACAGTTCCTCATAACAATAATATACCAtggactacactcttagaaaaaaggctgctatctagaacctaaaaggttatttggctgtccccataggagaaccctttgaagaacccttgttggttccaggtataactcttTTGGTTCAAATTAGAACCGTTTCGgggtccatgtagaaccctttccacagagggtcctacatggaaccaaatatggttctacctgcaaccaaaagtgtttttacctggaaccaaaaaaggttctcctctggggacagccaaagaacccttttggaacactTTTTTCTAAGAGCGTAGGTAGCCGATACACCACACACTAGGTAGCCAACAGATGAGGGTTTAGAGATGAACCTTGAATTTGGTGAGATGGTTGTCTTGGATGGGGTCTCTGTATAGACAGCTCCAACAGCTCCCCATAGCTTCAGCAGGACAGCTGAAACCTACAGTACAGAGGGAAAGAAACAGTAGATAGACATTAccccatgaacacacacacacacacacacacacacgcacgcacgcacgcatatgCACACACAGTATTCCTACCCAGTCCAGGCCATCAGTGGGAGTGATCCCAGCATCAATCCCAGAGTCCTCTGCTGGGTGTCATGGTTGAGAGAGAGCTAATAGGTTTGATGGAAATCTTCAACAGGAGCAGTATTTTCTCCCTCCTGCAAGAGAGGAGAGTAACATGGTTAAATAATGCAAAGAAGGTTTACTACTGGGcgtgtattcataaagtgtctcagagtaggagtgctgatctaggatcatgcACCCCTCTAATCAATAATGATCTAAaaagctaaactgatcctagatcagaactcctactcttagacactttatgaatacgggcccaggtttacaatatacagtaccagtcaaaagtttggacacacctactcattcaagtgtttttctttatttttactaatttctacattgaagaaaaatagtgaagacatcaaaactattaaataacacatctggaatcttgtagcaaccaaaaaagtgttttatatttgagattcttcaaagtagccaccttttgccttgatagttttgcacactcttggcattctctcaaccagcttcatgaagtagtcacctggaatgcatttcaattaacaggtgtgccttgttaaaagttaatttgtggaatttatttccttcttaatgtgtttgagccaatcagttgtgttgtgacaaggtaggggtggtatacagaagttagccctatttggtaaaagaccaagtccataaggaaagaaccgctcaaataagcaaagagaaatgacagtccatcattactttaagacataaaggtcagtcaatccgggagcatttcaagaactttgaaagtttctacaagtgcagtcgcaaaaacgaTCAAGCACTATgttgaaactggttctcatgaggaccgccacaggaaaggaagacccagagttacctctgctgcagaggataaattaatTAGAATAACTGCACTTcaacccaaataaatgtttcacagagttcaagtaacagacacatgtcaacatcaactgttcagaggagactgcgtgaatcaggccttcatggtcgaattgctgcaaagaaaccactgttaaaggacaccaataagaagagacttgattgggccaagaaacacgagcaatggacatgagaccgttggaaatttgtcctttggtctgatgagtccaacatttgagacttttggttccaaccgcctttCTCTTTATGAGATGCgtagtaggtgaacagatgatctctgcatgtgtggttcccactgtgaagcatggaggagatggtgtgatggtgtggggtgctttgctggtgacactgtcagtgatttatttagaatgcaaggcacccttaaccagcatggctaccacagcattctgcaatgatacgccatcccatctggtttacgcttagtggaccggactatcatttgttttcaaaaggacaataacccaacacacctccaggctgtgtaagggctatttgaccaagaaggagagtgatggagtgctgcatcagatgaccaggcctccacaattacctgacctcaacccaattgaaatggtttgggatgagttggacaacagagtgaaggaaaagcagccaacaagtgctcagcatatgtgggaactccttcaagactgttgtaaaagcattccaggtgaagctggttgagagaatgccaagagtgtgcaaagctgtcatcaaggcaaaatgtagctacattgaagaatctcaaatataaaatatatttcgatttatttaacacttttttgattactacatgattccattcgtgttatttcataatgttgatgccttcattattattctactatgtagaaaagagtaaaataaagaaaaacccttgaatgagtaggtgtgtccaaacttttgactgctactgtatatatatattttttaattaccaAAGGGAAGTTTGAGTAAAACAACAAGTCTATCACCCAAACTCTGAGTATGAAGTTGACTAGGCCTAATTCATCACCTGTATACCAGAAATAAATGAGGACAAAAATATCCAAGATAAAACCAGACATTAGAAGTGTGGGTCATAAATCCAAAGCCTTTAGAGTAGTCTGGTGTCACCCTTGGGACCAGAGATAAATAAATGCATTTCAGCTGGCCCAGATATTGGTATTTCCACTACTATGATGCATCATGTATTTTAATTGATAGTCATGTTGCATTTGCTACATTACCATGTTTATTAGGCCTACCATGTTATAATTTCAGAAACTGACTACTGAGAAAAACAGACTAACATGAGTTTGTGCAATCCCCCCAATCAAACTGGACTTCCATTAGACGCACCAGCTGTCAATATGTCTTACCTGCCCATAATATGAGACAAATGCTTTGATCATTCACACACGTGTTTTCTGTTAGGGCTTACATACAACATGTATACAAAATATAGACTACTGTAATCATTTGTGGTGTTTATTAATAACATATAAGTAGCCTCTATCACGGTGCTGACATACGCGATCCTGTCATGATGTGATATAGGTACTACCCTGTATTATTAAGCGGGAGGAAAATGTAATTCCTTTTCAAAAGAGATGCTATAGCCATAATCAATATGCCACTTAATATTATTGATTTCATTTCGGCATCCAGACACTAAGAAAACACAACGCATTGGAAtatctaaaaataaaaaaaacaatgaaTCGAGACGTCGCCATACAAACGCACGATGACACCGACTGCATTCATCAATTTGCAGCGCAACAGACGAACAGGTTTGATTGTAACATAACAGTTTTTTTTGTGTATGAAACACTGCACCGACATTGTTTGTCTGTGAAAATGGGAGGGGACACATTTGAGAAAGCCATATCGCAGATATAACAGGTTTACTAGCTAAAGGAAATATATAGCAGCGGTTGCTACTCACATGTTTGGCAATGATTATTAGGCTGGCTATACGAATCGGGAACGATCAAGGCTGCAAATTGTTGTCAACGACGGCTGCGAGAGTTGGTCAGCTAGGAGTCGGTTTCTGATGCTATTGGATATGACACTTGCTTAATAAGAAAGGAAAATAAATTACGTGAAAATAAAGCAATaaactgttgttgttttttccccTTTACGCCCCCTGCTGCAGCACGGGCCTCTCTTTGACATTTCCCGACCACCGGGTTGAGAGTTCACAATCAGACAACGAGGTTTTGTGGAGCGACAAGAAGGTATAGAACGCTGGAGGACTGAATGTGATGCTGAAGGTGTAGATATGGTTTTCTATAGGACGATGAGTTACTGTAGGTGGAGCAAATCATCCCAGTATGATCAGAAGAGGGCTTTCCATCCGTAGCCTAATGCTCTTGTGAGCACTGAGTCATGAACAAATCCAATCCATTAGAAGAAtaatgagaaaaaaaacatgcttTATAGTTTGAAGGTCATCTACTTTTACCTAATTCCTCACCAGGTGTACACTACTGGACCATGCTGGTTTTTATAGGCCCAAAGGAAGTAATTTCACTGCCCTTCAAccttatattttattatattccTATTCTGTGATATTCTATGTGATATCCAAGTACATTAAATGGAATATAATATCTTTATAtcttttatatatacactaccgttcaaaagtttggggccacttagaaatgtccatgttttttaaagaaaagcaaaaaaatccattaaaataacatcaaattgatcagaaacacagtgtagacattgttaatgttgtaaatgactattgtagctggaaacggcagatttttttatggaatatctacatacgcgtacagaggcccattatcagcaaccatcactcctgtgttccaatggaatgttgtgttagcttatccaagtttagcattttaaaaggctaattgatcattagaaatcccttttgcagttatgttagcacagctgaaaactgttgttctgattaaagaagcaataaaactggccttctttagactagttgagtttctggagaatcagcatttgtgggttcgattaccggctcaaaatggccagaaacaaagagctttcttctgaaacccgtcagtctattcttggTCTGAGAAATGATGGCATGGAGAAAATGAAGATCtcttacaacgctgtgtactactcccttcacagaacagcgcaaactggctctaaccagaatagaaagaggagtgggaggccccggtgcacaactgagcaaaaggacaagtacattagagtgtctagtttgagaaacagatgcctcacaagtcctcaactggcaccttcattaaatagtacccacaaaacaccagtctcaacgtcaacagtgaagaggcgactctgggatgctggccttctaggcagagttgtaaagaaaagccatatctcagactggccaataaaaataaaatattaaaatgggcaaaataacacagacactgcacagaggaactctgttattgcacatatgtaatcatgtagtaaccaaaaaagtgttaaacaaatcaaaatatatttgagatttgagatttttcaaagtagccaccttttgccttgacagctttgcacacttttggcattctctcaaacagcttcatgaggtagttacctgaaatgcatttcaatcaacagctgtgccttgttagaagttaatttgtagaatttctttccttctaaatgcgtttgagacaatcagttgtgttgtgacatggtaggggtggtatacagaagatagccctatttggtaaaagaccaagtccatattatggcaagaacagctcaaataatcaaagagaaatgacagtccatcattactttaaaacatgaaggtcagtcaatccggaacatttcaagaactttgaacatttcttcaagtacagtcgcaaaaacgaTCAAGCCctttgatgaaactggttctcatgaggaccgccacaggaaaggaggaCCCGGAGTTACCTCTACTCCAgagcataagttcattagaattaccagcctcagaaattgcagcccaaataaatgtttcactgagatcaagtaacagacacatctcaacatcaactgttcagcggagactgcatgaatcaggccttcatggtcaaattgctgcaaagaaaccactactaaaggataccaacaagaagaagagacttacttgggccaagaaacacgagcaatggacattagtacagtggaaatctgtcctttggtctgatgagtccaaatttgagaggtgaaaggatgatcgccgcatgtgtagttcccaccatgaagcatggaggaggaggtgtgatggtgtgggcgtgctttgctcctgacactgttggtgatttttTTAGAATTCAaagtacacttaaccagcatggctaccacagcattctgcagcgatatgccatcccatctggttggtgcttagtgggactatcatttgtttttcaacaggacaatgacccaacacacctccaggctgtgtgatggctatttgacaaagaaggagagtgatggagtgctgcatcagatgacctggcctccacaatcacccgacctcaacccaattgagatggtttgggatgagttggaccacagagtgaaggaaaagcagccaacaagtgctaagcatatgtgggaaatccttgaagactgttggaaaagcattccaggtgaagctggttgagagaatgccaagagtgtgcaaagctgtcatcaaggcaaagggtggctactttgaagaatctcaaatataaaatatatttggattagtttaacacttttttggtcactacatgattccatatgtgttatttcataattttgatgtcttcactattattctacaatattgaaaatagtaaaaattttacaaaaacccttgaatgagtaggtgtgtccaaacttttgacttgtacatatacgaaccagaagccatggattagaggcaacatctgcactgagctgaaggctagagctgccactttcaaggagcgggacactaatttGGACttttataagaaatcctgctacgcccTCTGATGAACCTtcaaacaggaaaagcgtcaatagaagactaagatcgaatcctactacaccgtctcaggcgctcgtcagatgtggcagggcttgcaaactatcatggatcataaagggaaacccagccacgagctgcccagtgacgcaagcctaccagacgagctataTGCCTTCAATGCTCGCATTGAGGCAAGCATGAGAGCACCAGgagttccggacgactgtgtgatcacgttctcggtagccgatgtaagacctgaaaacaggttaacattcaaaaggctgcagggccagacggattaccaggatgtgtactcagaacatgcgctgaccagctggcatgTATCTTCACTGACGCTTCCAACCTCTCCCTTACCCAGTTTGTAATACctaaatgtttcaagcagaccaccatagtccctgtgcccaagaacgccaaggtaacctgcctaaatgactactgccccgtagcactcacatctgttctacagctgcaccatcgagagcatcctgacagattgcatcacctcttggtatggcaactgctcggcatccgactgcaaggcgctacagagggtagtgtgtacggcccagcacatcactggggccgagtttacatgcactcaattagtatttggtatcattgcctttaaattgtttaacttgggtcaaacgtttcgggtagccttccacaagcttcccacaataaattgggtgaattttggcccattcctcctgacaaagctgatgtaactgagtcaagtttctaggcctccttgctcgcacacgctttttcagttttgcccacaaatcttctattgtgttgaggtcagggctttgtgatagccactccaataccttgacttcgttgtccttaagccattttgccacaactttggaagtatgcttggggtcattgtccatttggaagacccatttgcgaccaagctttaacttcctgaatgatgtcttgagatgttgcttcaatatatccacatcattttcctccctcatgatgccatctattttgtgaagtgcaccagtccctcctgcagcaaagcacccccataacatgatgctgccacccccgtgcttcatggttgggatggtgttcttcagcttgcaagcctaccccttttcctccaaacataacaatgttcattatggccaaacagttctatttttgtttcatcagaccagaggacatttctccaaaaagtacaatctttgtccccatgtgcagttgtaaaccgtagtctggagtttttaatggtggttttggagcagtggcttcttccttgctgagcggcctttcaggttatgtcgatataggactcctttactgtggatatagatacttttgtacctgtttcctccagcatcttcacaaggtcctttgctgttgttctgggattgattttcacttttcgcaccaaatttcgttaatctctaggagacagaacgtgtctccttcctgagcggtatgacggctacatggtcctatggtgtttatacttgcgcactattgtttgta
It includes:
- the frs3 gene encoding fibroblast growth factor receptor substrate 2, producing MGSCWSCLYRDPIQDNHLTKFKVTNVDDEGNELGSGTMELTETELILHTRKRDAIRWPYLCLRRYGYDSNLFSFESGRRCQTGQGIFAFKCSRAEEIFNLLQELMQCNSINVVEEPMIMTGSGHAREIDMPRTPQTPNTPAFPVQGFPNGYPGYPMRAESSQPSLTDDPHGHSHMGLEDQAHTYVNTVTVDGELSSRHCVHSLPEVRPTSFPESTRGAMPVVGQGGGQTSMHCCPLEEQRKEPQVFLQPSSQEVKFMLGPTPAQRHLLERERERHGGHNPHAMRPVEGATGSETEGDEPPLHVYNSHSYHHPHYHHVMHRHPGHEHQEGCQLTYENINGLRGGRRLRLSPSSMSQSVGSSSSSSTTGDSHSHPQSHPLNPHPHGPSSLPPQGYPCERGAGMGGGHRRTALLNYENLPSLPPVWEYRALQRDEEQDEDDEEQDEEEYEEEEEDFDEYEFSEGPGTPNGYHQEGLGRGGIHRDALQNYVNTEQVQVQVQPSRLRHACPPQPQHLQPCHRQPDRGGRIFSFDFRRRPGGGFGRGEGCEHGHMAPSRQLNYIQVDLDAEPPCQALGGGGGGGAQSQPQPQHQRLPPLKCGPQQAPRRSEFYAVIDLKKTAAMSNLQKALPRDDGTSRKTRHNSTDLPL